A section of the Pygocentrus nattereri isolate fPygNat1 chromosome 18, fPygNat1.pri, whole genome shotgun sequence genome encodes:
- the ltn1 gene encoding E3 ubiquitin-protein ligase listerin has translation MGGKNKQRTKGNVRPSSSGRAADLLARESGVIPGFVGFGISTSNEPGYVPAVHGAEEIDHLVDADFRLVLRKLSKRDAVTKLKAVQEFGAMCQERESDIVKGVLPYWPRIYCKISLDHDRRVREATQQAFEQLILKVKRNLAPYLKGIMGHWIIAQCDTYSPAASAASVAFQTAFPLNKQPEALSFCKDEVLNVLQDNLLKETADTLSDPQSIPEEEREAKYMRLLTSSLLALKRLLVMIPQTDREALGEHLAHVLSQGKFWKYSKHKTPQVRGAFFEVVAALCELAPQLVEAEAARACSAVLLSIDDADPVVLPPLWEAVLHILSSIEDCWTHVNARKGVLPKLWVLLKEGGHGLATALHPNMLPFISKLPAEVTEPKLDFCRSFFTSIIQGLSSERAVASPSECAAIVFATMECLRFLLLQNAGEEPEQRAMQTVLISEQLLPLIDKSLGNPALQSGPLFLQITEMLVSWEKRTTGNDAKTFQRLLVDFWDGLGSLCVGYVDQEQTEQVALEGVASLLQIMQNPCKQVKRKKSVKICFSDQEAKGQGEDPPSGTPPTELSESQGKQDSSLRSSHLLELVCQLAELNMVYVCERNSERHLHFLALLLRAFPKPQVFQVLLKSEDGKPEQGLEAELGALTENPAVRFLLQRVVMWLRQDDRQGTDFLVDMVFSALHCCNSKGEQTLVLNHLTMSLKWGVILQIIQKACADAGYLEACRGWLKGSVLGERLVGLAGELCAFGLKGSPSLSSPLMSQNSHSWPLISLALSQQSNNESLIGKVYVEQIIERLHATLTEAKGMSDAGNMEPLVSFICDVASNFFSSVKGCLLLAAAEELVLTIFQLCALDQTLTHLSDALLQKMKLAYTAGVHSLVTQLGAGVTKGTFLYSAAVWVKTLLLTSTLNAKSLQVLVQAVQSLAETLSSAQQSECLLSQFICCLTPTHEEWVCLRKALPPQWVKRPLLCGRLRVTEEIPGVELWKVKDMSRLPAHLCASAVLGKIIFIAVPADTQQEETDTSELPDLRHTVAEILYALQWCEEMEHCPAMLAEYYKMLQDWNIAEKTHSNSSAKAGILETLFTRSREEGALWSLTLASYIQNTKPDASIIKSHCGNMESFYPLSEQSVCTIQVLCSSLTAAEREGLIALSIAELLNWQEKEQDCAHSVWACLAVLHCCLQAETPVEEEILLAVMATLLEWRNSREEWFLFNSDLGKASAAELALPVEMMCFLCWLVDHSPTVLGSTHWDFLLCSMLAWLETASESSGAFWNPWVQQFVCANCELIVRLTDFFIALPAGVAEQLPSELSSEWQEFFVEGIHNLLLPLLVKIPVEFPEPDEPLFPMAVVVAVGNALSYIPIQLLTQNKLPARFVADQNSSLPDALQTLLNTLGPLLLFKARPLQLAVYHMLHKIMPLLPESDRESATAKSEDEDEEEPCLSPPAAIMTILTATEELLENILGGVQVGGFAVVQPLSMEHCCILGYLLAWKLLLTFFKAAPSQLRVQYSLHLRKTRALHKLLLHLFRLMPENPALPGQPTEMASKDPKSFFTENLSLSLHQTEGLQCEVPHLACSVYYGALKDLPAMVRLWWNSQEKRVFSIVDKFTSKYVSSVLSLQEITSVQSSTQTFENMTVKARSATREVIATYSVDDIFIELVIQLPQNYPLGSISVESGRRVGVAVQQWRNWMLQLSTYLTNQNGSIMEGLSLWKNNVDKRFEGVEDCMICFSVIHGSNYSLPKKACRTCKKKFHSACLYKWFTSSNKSTCPLCRETFF, from the exons GATCATGACCGCCGAGTTCGAGAGGCCACACAGCAGGCATTTGAGCAGCTCATTCTGAAAGTCAAGCGAAACCTTGCACCTTACCTGAAAGGTATAATGGGCCACTGGATCATAGCTCAGTGTGACACATATTCCCCTGCTGCCTCTGCTGCTAGCGTCGCCTTCCAGACTGCCTTCCCCCTCAACAAACAGCCGGAGGCTCTCAGTTTCTGCAAAGATGAAGTGCTGAAT GTGCTCCAAGACAATCTGCTGAAGGAAACAGCCGACACCCTCAGTGACCCACA GAGCATTCCAGAGGAGGAGCGAGAGGCAAAATACATGCGTCTGCTGACCAGCTCCCTGCTGGCACTAAAGAGATTGCTAGTAATGATTCCTCAGACAGACCGTGAGGCTCTAGGCGAACATCTTGCTCATGTTCTCTCACAGGGGAAGTTCTGGAAGTACAGCAAACACAAAACTCCACAG GTCCGAGGGGCGTTCTTCGAGGTGGTTGCTGCTCTGTGTGAGCTCGCTCCTCAGCTCGTTGAGGCCGAAGCAGCACGAGCTTGTTCTGCTGTACTCCTCAGTATTGACGACGCTGACCCTGTGGTCCTGCCGCCACTGTGGGAGGCTGTTCTGCACATTCTCTCCAGCATAGAG GACTGTTGGACTCATGTAAATGCGAGGAAAGGTGTGCTACCCAAGCTTTGGGTACTACTGAAAGAGGGAGGACATGGCCTGGCCACTGCACTGCACCCCAACATGCTCCCCTTTATCAGCAAACTTCCAGCAGAGGTCACTGAGCCCAAACTTGACTTCTGTAGATCATTCTTTACATCCATCATACAAGG ACTGTCCAGTGAGCGTGCCGTAGCCAGCCCCTCAGAGTGTGCAGCCATTGTTTTTGCCACCATGGAGTGCTTGCGTTTCCTTCTACTACAGAACGCAGGAGAGGAGCCAGAACAGCGGGCCATGCAGACTGTACTCATTTCAGAGCAG CTCCTGCCTTTGATAGACAAATCTCTAGGAAACCCTGCTTTGCAGAGTGGGCCTCTGTTCCTTCAGATTACCGAAATGCTGGTGTCATGGGAGAAGCGTACGACTGGGAATGATGCCAAGACCTTCCAGAGACTGCTGGTAGATTTCTGGGACGGCCTGGGCAGCCTTTGTGTGGGGTATGTGGATCAAGAGCAGACAGAGCAGGTGGCTCTGGAAGGCGTGGCCTCTCTGCTGCAGATCATGCAGAACCCTTGTAAACAGGTCAAGCGGAAGAAGTCTGTGAAGATCTGCTTCTCGGACCAGGAAGCAAAAGGGCAAGGGGAAGATCCTCCAAGCGGAACTCCACCAACAGAGCTTTCTGAAAGCCAAGGGAAGCAGGACTCTTCCCTGAGGAGCAGCCACCTGCTGGAACTGGTGTGCCAGCTGGCTGAATTGAAcatggtgtatgtgtgtgagcgCAACTCAGAGAGGCACCTACACTTTCTGGCTCTGCTGCTGCGTGCCTTCCCAAAGCCACAGGTGTTCCAGGTGCTACTAAAGTCAGAAGATGGGAAGCCTGAACAGGGACTGGAAGCAGAGCTCGGTGCGCTGACTGAAAACCCAGCTGTACGCTTTCTCCTGCAGAGAGTGGTGATGTGGCTCCGCCAGGATGACAGACAGGGCACTGACTTTCTGGTGGACATGGTGTTCAGCGCTTTACATTGCTGTAACTCCAAAGGGGAGCAGACTCTTGTTCTCAACCACCTCACT ATGAGCTTGAAATGGGGTGTTATTTTGCAAATTATCCAAAAG GCGTGTGCTGATGCTGGCTACTTGGAAGCTTGCAGAGGCTGGTTAAAAGGTTCAGTGCTAGGTGAGCGCTTGGTAGGGCTGGCTGGTGAGCTGTGTGCCTTCGGGCTTAAAGGAtcgccctctctctcctccccacTCATGAGCCAAAACAGCCATAGCTGGCCACTCATCAGCCTGGCCCTCTCTCAGCAAAGCAATAATG AGTCTCTGATTGGTAAGGTGTATGTGGAGCAGATCATCGAGCGGCTACATGCGACACTGACCGAGGCAAAGGGCATGTCAGATGCTGGGAACATGGAGCCTCTCGTCTCCTTCATCTGCGACGTGGCCTCCAACTTTTTCTCATCTGTAAAAGGCTGTTTATTGCTGGCAGCGGCGGAAGAGCTGGTGCTCACCATTTTCCAGCTCTGTGCTCTGGACCAGACCCTCACACACCTCTCAG ATGCTCTGCTGCAGAAGATGAAACTTGCCTACACTGCTGGAGTGCATTCATTAGTCACACAGTTAGGGGCAGGGGTCACGAAGGGGACCTTCCTCTACAGTGCTGCAGTCTGGGTTAAAACCCTGCTTCTCACTTctactctcaatgcaaaaag TCTGCAGGTTCTGGTCCAGGCAGTGCAGAGCTTGGCCGAAACCCTGTCCTCAGCCCAGCAGAGCGAGTGCCTGTTGTCACAGTTCATTTGCTGTCTCACCCCAACACATGAGGAGTGGGTCTGCCTCAGAAAGGCCCTGCCTCCTCAG TGGGTAAAGCGTCCCCTGCTGTGTGGGCGTCTCAGAGTGACTGAGGAGATCCCTGGCGTGGAATTGTGGAAGGTGAAGGACATGAGCAGACTCCCTGCACATCTGTGTGCCAGTGCTGTGCTgggaaaaatcattttcattgCAGTACCAGCTGATACCCAGCAGGAGGAGACAGACACCTCAGAACTTCCTGATCTCAGACACACGG ttgcaGAAATTCTTTATGCTCTGCAGTGGTGTGAAGAGATGGAGCATTGCCCTGCCATGCTGGCTGAATATTACAAAATGCTCCAAGACTGGAACATAGCTGAGAAAACCCATAGCAACAGTTCAGCCAAAGCTGGCATTCTGGAAACATTGTTCACAAG GTCGCGAGAAGAGGGTGCCCTCTGGTCACTGACTTTGGCAAGCTATATCCAGAATACCAAACCAGATGCCAGCATAATTAAGAGTCACTGTGGTAACATGGAGAG tTTCTATCCTCTCTCAGAACAGAGTGTGTGCACTATTCAAGTGCTGTGTTCGTCTCTGACTGCTGCAGAAAGAGAAGGACTCATTGCTCTGTCCATTGCTGAACTACTCAACTGGCAGGAGAAAGAGCAAGACTGTGCCCACA gTGTGTGGGCGTGCCTAGCTGTGCTGCACTGTTGTCTGCAGGCTGAGACTCCTGTGGAGGAGGAGATTCTGCTGGCTGTCATGGCCACCTTACTGGAGTGGCGCAACAGCAGAGAGGAGTGGTTCCTTTTTAACAG TGACCTGGGGAAAGCATCTGCTGCGGAGCTTGCTCTGCCTGTGGAGATGATGTGTTTCCTGTGCTGGCTGGTGGACCATTCTCCTACAGTTCTTGGCAGCACTCATTGGGACTTCCTCCTCTGCTCCATGCTGGCCTGGCTGGAG ACTGCCAGTGAGAGCAGTGGGGCCTTCTGGAATCCCTGGGTACAGCAGTTTGTGTGTGCTAACTGTGAGCTGATTGTGAGACTCACTGACTTCTTCATAGCACTGCCTGCTGGTGTGGCAGAGCAGCTGCCATCTGAGCTCAGCTCAGAGTGGCAGGAGTTTTTTGTGGAGGGAATCCACAATCTGCTGCTGCCTCTGCTAGTGAAGATTCCTG TTGAGTTCCCTGAGCCAGATGAGCCGCTGTTTCCGATGGCCGTGGTGGTTGCGGTGGGCAACGCCCTCTCCTACATCCCCATCCAGTTACTTACACAGAATAAACTTCCAGCCCGGTTTGTGGCAGACCAGAACAGCAGCCTGCCTGATGCCCTTCAGACTCTGCTGAACACTCTCGGCCCACTGCTGCTGTTCAAGGCCCGACCACTGCAGCTAGCTGTCTATCACATGCTGCACAA GATTATGCCTCTACTACCAGAAAGTGATCGTGAAAGTGCCACTGCCAAAtctgaagatgaagatgaggaaGAGCCTTGCCT GTCCCCTCCAGCAGCGATAATGACTATTCTCACAGCCACAGAGGAGTTACTAGAGAATATTCTGGGTGGCGTGCAGGTGGGTGGGTTTGCTGTGGTGCAGCCCCTCAGCATGGAACACTGTTGCATCCTGGGATACCTGCTGGCCTGGAAACTCCTCCTCACCTTCTTTAAAGCTGCACCTTCTCAG CTGCGTGTCCAGTACTCCTTGCATTTACGGAAGACCCGTGCTCTGCATAAACTGCTGCTACATCTTTTCCGGCTCATGCCAGAAAACCCGGCACTGCCTGGGCAGCCCACAGAAATGGCCAGCAAAGACCCTAAAAGCTTCTTTACTGAGaatctgtccctctctctgcacC AAACGGAAGGTTTGCAGTGTGAGGTTCCCCACCTGGCCTGCTCTGTGTACTATGGAGCTTTGAAAGACCTGCCTGCAATGGTTCGCTTATGGTGGAACAGTCAGGAGAAGCGCGTGTTCAGCATTGTGGATAAGTTCACCAGCAAATATGTCAGCAGTGTGCTGTCATTGCAGGAGATCACCTCAGTGCAGTCCAGCACGCAGACCTTCGAGAATATGACG GTAAAAGCACGCTCTGCCACGCGAGAGGTGATTGCGACCTACTCGGTGGATGATATCTTTATCGAGCTGGTAATCCAGCTGCCTCAGAACTACCCTCTGGGCTCCATCTCTGTGGAGAGTGGCCGTAGGGTTGGAGTAGCTGTGCAACAGTGGCGCAACTGGATGCTCCAGCTTAGCACATACCTTACAAATCAG aaTGGCAGCATTATGGAGGGTCTGTCTCTGTGGAAGAATAATGTGGACAAGCGTTTTGAGGGAGTGGAGGACTGCATGATCTGCTTTTCAGTCATCCATGGATCCAACTATTCACTGCCTAAGAAAGCCTGTCGCACTTGCAAGAAGAAATTCCACTCAGCTTGCCTG tacaAATGGTTCACATCAAGCAACAAGTCCACATGCCCGCTGTGCAGAGAGACCTTTTTCTAA